In one Mycoplasmopsis canis PG 14 genomic region, the following are encoded:
- a CDS encoding ATP-dependent helicase — protein sequence MEVVFMLIRKVDLLSDLNEKQKQAVVYFDKPLRIIAGAGTGKTKVLTRKVAYLINDLGISPHSILAVTFTNKAAKEMISRIEKYCQNNKDTLNVQTFHAFCTSILRQDIRQLGYRKDFYIIDEHDKEQIFKKIYNKLEITAHEISYKTTAQYISWAKNYSEDPNEFAKILNEENKPTILAKIYLEYLNELALQGSLDFDDLIIQTHRLFTLRPDILEKYKKQFKFILIDEFQDTAGLQYEIIKMLYTENTHITIVGDPDQTIYNWRGANVNLILDFEKDFPEARTVILDINYRSTKKILEAANKLIKYNKIRFSKDLVTENEEGQEPEFFHSFNEEGEARWVVNKINELKKQKNQLKSIAILFRSNYYSRVFEQTLIEENIPHKLINGVKFYQRSEIKDAIAFLRVLFDGHEISLERIINVPNRGVGEVRLEKIREFARKHKKTMFYALKDHFKQLNVKELGKEFIINKLHPFMFLLIKYQKMLHAKKNRISRLLDSFLQEVGFYESIENNKNLRGTAKENVKELIKAIEVWEKANPSGNVEDYLNMVSLLTVTDEYHNETNYVTLMTIHSAKGLEYDNVFLVGLNKGVFPSLRIFEKGDFINNSKDKNPEELIEEERRLAYVAVTRAKKNLFLSSSRGKIIGTNTPKEPSQFLEEMGINTKERILLDDQSKFVPTTEDDPDALYKNSKIIVGDIISHVIFGEGEVIEVKSANDIIVKFHNDGKERTLNKMHPSIRLLSR from the coding sequence ATGGAGGTTGTTTTTATGTTGATTAGAAAAGTTGATTTATTGAGTGATTTGAACGAAAAGCAAAAACAAGCAGTTGTTTATTTTGATAAACCGTTGCGTATAATAGCAGGAGCAGGAACTGGAAAAACAAAGGTTTTAACAAGAAAAGTGGCTTATTTAATTAATGACTTAGGTATATCACCACATTCTATATTGGCTGTTACTTTTACTAATAAAGCCGCAAAAGAAATGATTAGTCGTATTGAAAAATATTGCCAAAATAACAAAGATACCCTTAATGTGCAAACATTTCATGCATTTTGTACAAGTATTTTACGCCAAGATATTCGCCAACTCGGATATAGAAAAGATTTTTATATTATAGATGAACATGATAAAGAGCAAATTTTTAAGAAAATTTATAATAAATTAGAAATAACAGCTCATGAAATAAGTTATAAAACAACTGCTCAGTATATATCTTGAGCAAAAAATTATTCAGAAGATCCAAATGAATTTGCCAAGATATTGAATGAAGAAAATAAGCCTACAATTTTAGCTAAAATTTATCTTGAGTATTTAAATGAATTAGCGCTGCAAGGTAGTTTAGACTTTGATGATTTAATTATTCAAACACATAGATTATTCACTTTAAGACCTGATATTCTTGAAAAATATAAAAAACAATTTAAATTTATTTTAATTGATGAGTTTCAAGACACCGCCGGATTACAGTATGAAATAATAAAAATGCTTTATACAGAAAACACACATATAACAATAGTTGGTGATCCAGACCAAACAATTTATAACTGACGTGGGGCTAATGTTAATTTGATTCTTGATTTTGAAAAAGACTTTCCGGAGGCGAGAACAGTTATATTAGATATTAACTATAGGTCAACTAAGAAAATCCTAGAGGCCGCTAATAAGTTGATTAAATATAATAAAATCCGTTTTAGTAAGGATTTAGTTACCGAAAACGAAGAAGGACAAGAACCAGAATTTTTCCACAGTTTCAATGAAGAAGGTGAAGCTAGATGAGTTGTAAATAAAATAAATGAACTCAAGAAACAAAAAAACCAATTAAAATCAATTGCCATTTTGTTTAGATCAAATTATTATTCACGTGTTTTTGAGCAAACATTAATAGAGGAAAATATTCCACACAAACTAATTAATGGAGTAAAGTTTTACCAACGTTCAGAAATTAAAGATGCTATTGCATTTTTAAGAGTTTTATTTGACGGGCACGAAATTTCTTTAGAAAGAATAATAAATGTTCCAAATAGAGGTGTTGGTGAAGTTAGATTAGAGAAAATAAGAGAGTTTGCAAGAAAACACAAAAAAACAATGTTTTACGCTTTAAAAGATCACTTTAAACAATTAAATGTTAAAGAGTTAGGTAAAGAATTCATTATTAATAAACTACACCCATTTATGTTCTTGCTTATTAAATACCAAAAAATGCTTCACGCAAAGAAAAATAGAATAAGTAGATTGCTTGATTCATTTTTACAAGAAGTTGGTTTTTATGAAAGTATAGAAAATAATAAAAATTTAAGAGGAACCGCGAAAGAGAATGTAAAAGAATTAATTAAGGCTATAGAGGTTTGAGAAAAAGCTAACCCATCCGGAAATGTAGAAGATTACCTTAATATGGTAAGTTTATTAACTGTTACAGATGAATACCATAATGAAACAAATTATGTTACACTAATGACAATACACTCAGCAAAAGGTCTTGAATACGATAATGTCTTTCTTGTGGGGTTAAACAAAGGTGTTTTCCCTTCTTTAAGAATTTTTGAAAAAGGCGATTTTATAAATAATTCAAAAGATAAAAATCCAGAAGAATTAATTGAAGAGGAAAGAAGACTAGCATACGTTGCTGTAACTAGAGCAAAGAAGAATTTATTTTTATCTTCTTCAAGAGGGAAAATTATAGGAACAAATACTCCAAAAGAACCTTCGCAATTTTTAGAAGAAATGGGTATTAACACAAAAGAAAGAATTTTATTGGATGATCAA